In a single window of the Streptomyces sp. NBC_00285 genome:
- a CDS encoding TerC/Alx family metal homeostasis membrane protein has translation MNVSLTVWLLTIVALCVLVGADFLIGRKPHDVSVKEAGVWTVVWVVLACLFGLGLLLFGGTKPTGEFFAGYVTEKSLSVDNLFVFVLIMGKFAVPSKYQQRVLMVGVVMALVLRAGFIAAGAAIISAFSWVFYIFGAFLIWTAWKLVQDARKDGHDEEYEENKLLKMVEKRFGVADRYHGTKLWIEENGKRVMTPMLVVMLAIGSTDVLFALDSIPAIYGLTQDPYIVFTANAFALMGLRQLYFLIGGLLRKLVHLSYGLSIILGFIGVKLVLHALHESGVHVPEIGIPFSLGFIVLVLTVTTLTSLRAAKKQEEQEEQEALGRQEEREEEEESGASPLT, from the coding sequence GTGAACGTCTCACTCACCGTCTGGCTGCTGACCATCGTCGCCCTGTGCGTCCTGGTCGGCGCCGATTTCCTCATCGGCCGCAAACCCCATGACGTGTCGGTCAAGGAGGCGGGTGTCTGGACCGTCGTCTGGGTGGTGCTGGCCTGTCTGTTCGGGCTCGGACTGCTGCTCTTCGGCGGTACGAAACCCACAGGCGAGTTCTTCGCCGGATACGTCACCGAGAAGTCCCTGAGCGTGGACAACCTCTTCGTGTTCGTCCTGATCATGGGGAAGTTCGCGGTGCCCTCGAAGTACCAGCAGCGGGTGCTGATGGTCGGCGTCGTCATGGCGCTGGTGCTGCGTGCCGGGTTCATCGCGGCCGGAGCGGCGATCATCTCCGCGTTCTCCTGGGTGTTCTACATCTTCGGCGCCTTCCTGATCTGGACCGCCTGGAAGCTCGTCCAGGACGCCCGCAAGGACGGACACGACGAGGAGTACGAGGAGAACAAGCTGCTGAAGATGGTGGAGAAGCGTTTCGGCGTGGCCGACCGCTACCACGGCACCAAGCTGTGGATCGAGGAGAACGGCAAGCGGGTCATGACCCCGATGCTGGTCGTGATGCTCGCCATCGGCTCCACCGACGTGCTCTTCGCCCTGGACTCCATCCCCGCCATCTACGGCCTCACCCAGGACCCGTACATCGTCTTCACGGCCAACGCGTTCGCTCTGATGGGCCTGCGTCAGCTGTACTTCCTCATCGGCGGTCTGCTGAGGAAGCTGGTCCACCTCAGCTACGGCCTCTCGATCATCCTCGGTTTCATCGGCGTCAAGCTGGTGCTGCACGCGCTCCACGAGTCCGGCGTCCACGTCCCCGAGATCGGCATCCCCTTCTCCCTCGGCTTCATCGTCCTCGTCCTGACGGTGACCACGCTGACGAGCCTGCGGGCCGCGAAGAAGCAGGAGGAGCAGGAGGAGCAGGAGGCGCTGGGGAGGCAGGAAGAGCGGGAGGAAGAGGAGGAGTCGGGGGCGAGTCCGTTGACGTGA
- a CDS encoding TetR/AcrR family transcriptional regulator, with protein sequence MSAALPSLPPLPTSADSDGQPELLQLGLPEDEPCLRADAARNRARLLEAASRLVAEHGATGVTMEAVAAAASVGKGTVFRRFGDRTGLLTALLDHSERKFQAAFLSGPAPLGPGAPPVERLRAFGRAFLRRTADEMDLMLAAEPGPDRRHTAAPRQVHHGHVTLLLRQAVPGEDCELLAQTLMGYLDPATVHHLTRRRGMPLERLEKGWDHLVARLTCTDSSQ encoded by the coding sequence ATGTCCGCCGCCCTGCCGTCCCTGCCGCCGCTGCCGACCTCCGCCGACTCCGACGGGCAGCCCGAGCTGCTCCAGCTCGGCCTCCCCGAGGACGAGCCCTGCCTGCGGGCCGACGCCGCGCGCAACCGGGCCCGGCTCCTGGAGGCGGCCTCCCGCCTGGTCGCGGAACACGGCGCGACCGGAGTGACGATGGAGGCGGTGGCCGCGGCGGCCTCGGTGGGCAAGGGCACCGTCTTCCGGCGCTTCGGCGACCGGACGGGTCTGCTGACGGCGCTGCTGGACCACTCCGAGCGGAAGTTCCAGGCCGCGTTCCTCAGCGGCCCCGCCCCGCTCGGCCCCGGCGCGCCGCCCGTCGAGCGGCTGCGCGCGTTCGGCCGCGCCTTCCTGCGTCGGACCGCCGACGAGATGGACCTGATGCTGGCGGCCGAGCCCGGCCCGGACCGCCGTCACACCGCGGCACCCCGCCAGGTGCACCACGGCCACGTGACCCTGCTGCTGCGCCAGGCCGTCCCCGGGGAGGACTGCGAACTGCTCGCCCAGACCCTGATGGGCTACCTCGATCCCGCCACCGTCCATCACCTCACCCGGCGGCGCGGAATGCCGCTCGAACGCCTGGAGAAGGGCTGGGACCACCTGGTCGCGCGGCTCACCTGCACAGATTCATCACAGTGA
- a CDS encoding peptide deformylase, translated as MATPSHRRPLAELVEELLTTDGPLPIVAAGDPVLRQGIQPYDGQLDDTLFPRFVEALRVTMHAAPGVGLAAPQVGVPLRIAVIEDPAPVPEEVRLARGRVPQPFRVLVNPSYEPVGTERVGFFEGCLSVPGWQAVVARPAEVRLTGEDENGRPLDEVFTGWPARIVQHETDHLDGMLYLDRAELRSLSSNEAMAERWTQPTPEQAAASLGFDLPR; from the coding sequence ATGGCAACTCCGAGTCACCGCAGGCCCCTTGCCGAACTGGTCGAGGAACTCCTCACCACGGACGGCCCGCTACCGATCGTCGCGGCCGGCGATCCGGTGCTGCGACAAGGCATCCAGCCGTACGACGGTCAGCTGGACGACACCCTCTTTCCCCGCTTCGTCGAGGCCCTGCGCGTCACGATGCACGCGGCGCCCGGCGTCGGGCTCGCCGCCCCTCAGGTCGGGGTGCCCTTGCGGATCGCGGTGATCGAGGATCCCGCGCCGGTACCGGAGGAGGTGCGCCTGGCGCGCGGACGCGTCCCTCAGCCCTTCCGGGTGCTCGTCAATCCGTCGTACGAACCGGTCGGCACCGAGCGGGTCGGATTCTTCGAGGGCTGTCTGAGCGTGCCGGGCTGGCAGGCGGTGGTGGCGCGGCCCGCCGAGGTGCGGCTGACCGGTGAGGACGAGAACGGGCGCCCGCTGGACGAGGTGTTCACCGGCTGGCCCGCCCGCATCGTCCAGCACGAGACGGACCACCTGGACGGCATGCTCTACCTCGACCGCGCGGAGCTGCGCTCACTGTCCTCGAACGAGGCGATGGCCGAGCGCTGGACGCAGCCGACGCCGGAGCAGGCGGCCGCGTCCCTGGGCTTCGACCTGCCCCGATAG
- a CDS encoding NADPH-dependent FMN reductase, with protein MSVRILALVGSLRAGSHNRQLAEAAVKHAPEGADVVLYEGLADIPFYNEDIDVEGAVPAAAAKLREAAQASDAFLFFSPEYNGTIPAVLKNAIDWLSRPYGASTFGGKPVAVVGTAYGQFGGVWAQDETRKSVGIAGGKVLEDVKLSIPGSVVRFAETHPADDAEVAAQLAEVVAQLHGSTGEVVAA; from the coding sequence ATGTCTGTTCGCATTCTCGCCCTTGTCGGAAGCCTCCGCGCCGGCTCGCACAACCGCCAGCTCGCCGAGGCGGCCGTCAAGCACGCTCCCGAGGGCGCGGACGTCGTGCTCTACGAGGGTCTCGCCGACATCCCGTTCTACAACGAGGACATCGACGTCGAGGGCGCCGTCCCGGCCGCCGCGGCCAAGCTCCGTGAGGCCGCCCAGGCCTCCGACGCGTTCCTGTTCTTCTCCCCCGAGTACAACGGGACCATCCCCGCCGTGCTGAAGAACGCCATCGACTGGCTGTCGCGCCCGTACGGCGCCAGCACCTTCGGCGGCAAGCCGGTCGCCGTGGTCGGCACCGCGTACGGCCAGTTCGGCGGCGTATGGGCCCAGGACGAGACCCGCAAGTCCGTGGGCATCGCCGGCGGCAAGGTGCTCGAGGACGTCAAGCTGTCCATCCCGGGCTCCGTGGTCCGCTTCGCCGAGACCCACCCCGCGGACGACGCGGAGGTCGCCGCCCAGCTCGCCGAGGTCGTCGCGCAGCTGCACGGCAGCACGGGTGAGGTCGTCGCGGCCTGA
- a CDS encoding 4-hydroxybenzoate 3-monooxygenase has translation MRTTVGIIGGGPAGLLLARLLHRAGIDCVVLESRTRDHVEQRQRAGMLEQGTVDALRACGAAGRLESEGLVHQGIELRFAGERHHIDFPALAGGRTVTIYAQTEIVKDLVALQLADGPPLLFEAQALAVEKPESDAPVVRFLHEGREQSLTCDWVAGCDGFHGIARAAFPAATSRTYEHGYPYAWLGILADVPPSCEELIYARGERGFALHSMRSPAVSRLYLQVPGDTDPDDWSDDRIWDELADRFAVDADWTLERGPITAKSVTPMRSYVHEPMRHGRLLLAGDAAHIVPPTGAKGLNLAVSDVSVLARALTDLHRTGSTQSLDRYSELCLSRVWQATRFSYDMTRMLHTQQNGDAFENRLQLARLRRITASRHAAAELAANYTGLPLPV, from the coding sequence ATGCGCACCACGGTCGGGATCATCGGCGGCGGCCCCGCCGGACTGCTCCTCGCCCGTCTGCTGCACCGCGCGGGCATCGACTGCGTGGTCCTGGAGAGCAGGACGCGGGACCACGTCGAACAGCGACAGCGCGCGGGCATGCTGGAGCAGGGCACGGTCGACGCCCTGCGCGCGTGCGGTGCCGCCGGGCGCCTGGAGAGCGAGGGCCTGGTCCACCAGGGCATCGAGCTGCGGTTCGCGGGGGAGCGGCACCACATCGACTTCCCCGCCCTCGCCGGCGGGCGCACGGTCACGATCTACGCCCAGACCGAGATCGTGAAGGACCTCGTCGCGCTCCAACTCGCCGACGGGCCACCTCTGTTGTTCGAGGCGCAGGCTCTGGCGGTCGAGAAGCCGGAGAGCGACGCACCCGTCGTGCGGTTCCTGCACGAGGGCCGAGAGCAGTCGCTGACCTGCGACTGGGTGGCCGGCTGCGACGGCTTCCACGGCATCGCCCGCGCGGCCTTCCCGGCGGCGACGAGCCGGACGTACGAGCACGGCTACCCGTACGCCTGGCTCGGGATCCTGGCCGATGTCCCGCCGTCCTGCGAGGAGTTGATCTACGCGCGCGGGGAGCGCGGCTTCGCCCTGCACAGCATGCGCTCGCCCGCCGTCTCCCGGCTCTATCTCCAGGTCCCGGGCGACACCGACCCGGACGACTGGTCCGACGACCGGATCTGGGACGAGCTCGCCGACCGCTTCGCCGTCGACGCCGACTGGACGCTGGAGCGCGGCCCGATCACCGCCAAGTCCGTTACCCCCATGCGCAGTTACGTTCACGAACCGATGCGCCACGGCCGCCTCCTGCTCGCGGGCGACGCGGCGCACATTGTGCCGCCGACCGGGGCCAAAGGGCTCAACCTCGCCGTGTCGGACGTATCCGTCCTCGCCCGGGCCCTGACGGATCTGCACCGCACGGGATCGACACAATCACTCGACAGATATTCGGAGTTGTGTCTTTCTCGGGTGTGGCAGGCCACACGGTTCTCGTATGACATGACTAGGATGTTGCACACTCAACAAAATGGGGATGCGTTCGAGAACAGGCTGCAGCTCGCGCGGCTGCGCCGCATCACCGCATCCCGCCATGCAGCCGCAGAACTGGCCGCGAACTACACGGGACTACCGCTCCCCGTGTGA
- a CDS encoding dihydrolipoyl dehydrogenase family protein, with amino-acid sequence MTETENIAHTTYDVVVLGAGPVGENVADRTRAAGLSTAVVESELVGGECSYWACMPSKALLRPVIAQADARRLPGLSASVQAPLDAAAVLARRDYFTSNWKDDGQVGWLDSIGADLHRGHGRLTGERTVTVTGPDGVRKVLTARHAVAVCTGTRAVLPDLPGLDEIKPWTSREATSAQSAPGRLVVVGGGVVATEMATAWQALGSRVTLLVRGKGLLNRMEPFAGELIAEALTEAGIDVRTGTSVGSVTRENGTVVVVTGTGDRIEADEILFATGRAPRTDDIGLDTIGRDPGAWLEVDDSLRVTGSDWLYAVGDVNHRALLTHQGKYQARIAGAAIATRASGASVQTDPWGAHAATADHDAVPQVVFTDPEAASVGLSLAEAEQAGHRVRAVDYDLANVSGASLYGEGYRGRARMVVDLEREILLGVTFVGPGVGELIHSATIAVAAQVPISRLWHAVPSYPTISEVWLRLLEAYRDN; translated from the coding sequence ATGACGGAAACGGAAAACATCGCCCACACCACCTACGACGTAGTGGTGCTCGGCGCCGGACCCGTGGGGGAGAACGTGGCCGACCGGACCCGCGCGGCCGGCCTCTCCACCGCGGTCGTGGAGAGCGAACTGGTCGGCGGAGAGTGCTCCTACTGGGCCTGTATGCCCAGCAAGGCCCTGCTGCGGCCGGTGATCGCACAGGCGGACGCGCGCCGCCTGCCGGGTCTGAGCGCCTCGGTGCAAGCCCCCCTCGACGCGGCAGCGGTCCTCGCGCGCCGGGACTACTTCACCTCGAACTGGAAGGACGACGGCCAGGTCGGCTGGCTGGACAGCATCGGCGCGGATCTCCACCGCGGCCACGGCCGCCTCACCGGCGAGCGCACGGTGACGGTCACCGGCCCCGACGGCGTGCGCAAGGTACTGACCGCCCGGCACGCCGTGGCCGTCTGCACCGGCACCCGGGCCGTCCTGCCCGACCTGCCGGGCCTGGACGAGATCAAGCCGTGGACCAGCCGCGAGGCCACCAGCGCCCAGTCGGCGCCCGGACGCCTCGTCGTGGTCGGCGGGGGAGTGGTCGCCACCGAGATGGCCACGGCCTGGCAGGCCCTCGGCTCCCGGGTCACGCTCCTGGTGCGCGGCAAGGGCCTGCTCAACCGCATGGAGCCGTTCGCGGGCGAACTCATCGCAGAGGCGCTCACCGAGGCGGGCATCGACGTCCGCACCGGCACCTCGGTCGGGTCGGTCACCCGCGAGAACGGCACCGTCGTGGTCGTCACCGGCACCGGCGACCGCATCGAGGCCGACGAAATCCTCTTCGCCACCGGCCGCGCACCGCGCACCGACGACATCGGCCTGGACACGATCGGCCGGGATCCCGGCGCCTGGCTGGAGGTCGACGACAGCCTCCGCGTCACCGGCAGCGACTGGCTCTACGCGGTCGGCGACGTCAACCACCGCGCGCTCCTCACCCACCAGGGCAAGTACCAGGCCCGTATCGCGGGCGCCGCCATCGCCACCCGCGCCTCGGGCGCCTCGGTCCAGACGGACCCCTGGGGCGCCCACGCCGCGACCGCCGACCACGACGCCGTACCCCAGGTCGTCTTCACCGACCCCGAGGCGGCCTCCGTGGGCCTCTCCCTGGCCGAGGCCGAACAGGCGGGCCACCGCGTGCGCGCCGTCGACTACGACCTGGCGAACGTCTCCGGCGCGAGCCTGTACGGCGAGGGCTACCGCGGCCGGGCCCGCATGGTCGTCGACCTGGAACGCGAGATCCTGCTCGGCGTCACCTTCGTCGGCCCCGGCGTCGGCGAACTGATCCACTCCGCGACGATCGCGGTCGCGGCCCAGGTCCCGATCAGCAGGCTGTGGCACGCGGTCCCGTCCTACCCGACCATCAGCGAGGTGTGGCTGCGCCTGCTGGAGGCCTACCGGGACAACTAG
- a CDS encoding LLM class F420-dependent oxidoreductase, protein MRVGVHINRFNHPAGGPALGSELAAAGAAAQAGGVSWLSVMDHYFQMEFNGGAEDPMLEAYTTLGFLAAHTETVRLGALVTGVTYRHPGLLAKIATTLDVLSGGRATLGIGAAWYDREHEGLGVPFPPLAERFERLEEVLRICLQMWDPAANGPFEGAHYRLAETLCVPAPVSSPHPEIMIGGSGEKKTLRLVARHADACNLFATSPEEVAHKLDVLRGHCDTEGRDYDEIRKTMTYSVDPGDEGTHGDLDAFTRDVTGYGKLGIDTVILAPRTGAPAEWIEGFAAPAVQRLGDLD, encoded by the coding sequence ATGCGTGTGGGCGTGCACATCAACCGCTTCAACCATCCGGCGGGCGGTCCCGCGCTCGGTTCCGAGCTCGCCGCCGCGGGTGCCGCGGCGCAGGCGGGCGGAGTGAGCTGGCTCTCGGTGATGGACCACTACTTCCAGATGGAGTTCAACGGCGGCGCCGAGGATCCCATGCTGGAGGCCTACACGACGCTGGGCTTCCTCGCGGCCCACACCGAGACGGTCCGGCTCGGCGCGCTGGTGACCGGAGTGACGTACCGCCACCCCGGGCTGCTCGCCAAGATCGCGACCACTCTCGACGTGCTCTCCGGCGGCCGGGCCACGCTCGGCATCGGCGCCGCCTGGTACGACCGGGAACACGAAGGGCTCGGCGTGCCCTTCCCACCGCTCGCGGAGCGTTTCGAGCGGCTGGAGGAGGTTCTGCGGATCTGTCTCCAGATGTGGGACCCGGCGGCGAACGGCCCCTTCGAGGGCGCCCACTACCGGCTCGCCGAGACCCTGTGCGTACCGGCGCCGGTCAGCAGCCCGCACCCCGAGATCATGATCGGCGGCAGCGGCGAGAAGAAGACCCTGCGCCTGGTCGCCCGGCACGCCGACGCCTGCAACCTCTTCGCCACCTCGCCCGAGGAGGTCGCGCACAAGCTCGACGTGCTGCGCGGCCACTGCGACACCGAGGGCCGCGACTACGACGAGATCCGCAAGACCATGACCTACTCGGTCGACCCGGGCGACGAGGGCACCCACGGCGACCTGGACGCTTTCACCCGGGACGTCACCGGGTACGGCAAGCTCGGCATCGACACGGTCATCCTCGCCCCGCGCACCGGAGCCCCCGCCGAGTGGATCGAAGGCTTCGCCGCCCCCGCCGTACAGCGGCTGGGAGACCTGGACTGA
- a CDS encoding LacI family DNA-binding transcriptional regulator, whose translation MTTVMVQIPKTPAPVPPATRSVPTSADVARLAGVSRATVSYVLNNTSAVRISEPTRRRVHEAAKELGYVPHAAARSLRAGHSRMVLMPAPSIPVGPLYSQFISELQWALGRLDYTVVQYGSVGLRGEEAARAWAELRPVAVLVPGAGLGPQGVSLLRRSGARAVVTMGPEQVEGAHTLLMDHENVGHCAGAHLYARGRRRVGVVVPEEPGLRAFSLPRLAGVRRALHDKEDATLVELPLAYEEQAAAKLAVRWRELGLDAVFAYNDEYAMLLMRALQDEGVRIPADTAVIGADDLLLGRLLRPRLSTVHIELPSGRDLAELVDRAVREPGTAPETHTVLGATVVHRDSS comes from the coding sequence ATGACGACCGTCATGGTGCAGATACCGAAAACGCCCGCGCCCGTTCCCCCGGCGACGCGCTCGGTTCCCACGAGTGCCGATGTGGCCCGTCTGGCCGGCGTCTCGCGAGCGACCGTCTCCTACGTCCTCAACAACACCAGCGCCGTCCGGATCAGCGAACCCACACGCCGCCGCGTCCACGAGGCCGCCAAGGAACTCGGGTACGTCCCGCACGCGGCCGCCCGCAGTCTGCGGGCCGGCCACAGCCGCATGGTCCTGATGCCCGCCCCGTCCATCCCGGTCGGCCCGCTCTACAGCCAGTTCATCAGTGAACTCCAGTGGGCCCTCGGCCGGTTGGACTACACCGTCGTGCAGTACGGCAGCGTCGGCCTCCGGGGCGAGGAGGCCGCCCGGGCCTGGGCCGAGCTGCGCCCGGTCGCCGTCCTGGTGCCCGGCGCGGGGCTCGGCCCGCAGGGTGTGTCCCTGCTCCGGCGCTCCGGCGCACGGGCCGTGGTCACCATGGGCCCCGAGCAGGTCGAGGGCGCCCACACCCTGCTCATGGACCACGAGAACGTCGGCCACTGCGCGGGCGCCCACCTCTACGCACGCGGCCGTCGCCGCGTCGGTGTCGTGGTCCCCGAGGAGCCGGGCCTGCGGGCCTTCTCGCTGCCCCGCCTGGCAGGCGTGCGCCGGGCTCTGCACGACAAGGAGGACGCCACCCTCGTCGAACTGCCGCTCGCCTACGAGGAGCAGGCCGCGGCCAAGCTCGCCGTGCGCTGGCGGGAACTCGGGCTCGACGCCGTGTTCGCGTACAACGACGAGTACGCCATGCTGTTAATGCGCGCACTTCAGGACGAGGGCGTGCGCATCCCGGCGGACACCGCGGTGATCGGCGCCGACGACCTGCTGCTGGGCCGGTTGCTGAGGCCCCGGCTGAGCACGGTCCACATCGAGCTGCCGTCCGGCCGCGACCTCGCCGAACTGGTCGACCGCGCGGTGCGCGAGCCGGGTACCGCGCCCGAGACGCACACGGTGCTGGGCGCCACGGTGGTGCACCGCGACTCCAGCTGA
- a CDS encoding benzaldehyde dehydrogenase yields MSLLDPKSWQPHPLSGPGYAVTEPATGDTLATVDLATAEDVERSAEAARAAQSEWARLPHFVRAGVLRKAGDLFSAHAEELRGWIVRESGSIPGKADFELHVAAQECYEAAALASRPAGQVLPSEAPRLSYTRRVPVGVVGVIAPFNAPLILSIRSVAPALALGNAVILKPDPRTAVCGGLALAAVFAEAGLPEGLLHVLPGGPDVGQALVADPRVPVISFTGSTAAGRAVGEAAGRHLKRAHLELGGNSALIVLEDADLEAVISTAAWGSFFHQGQICMTTGRHLVHASLYEEYVERLAAKADSLAVGDPNLEQVHLGPIIDDNQLAKIRGLVEASTAQGAKLAAGGTHDKLFYRPTVLAGIDDSTPAYAEEVFGPVAPVRSFSTVDEAVALAAAGPYGLSLGIVTGDAARGLDLAQRIPTGIVHINDQTVNDEAVAPFGGIAASGTGARFGGEANLEAFTDVRWTTVRADVATYPF; encoded by the coding sequence ATGTCGTTGCTCGACCCCAAGAGCTGGCAGCCCCACCCCCTTTCGGGACCCGGGTACGCAGTCACCGAGCCCGCCACCGGCGACACCCTCGCCACCGTCGACCTCGCCACCGCCGAGGACGTGGAACGCTCCGCCGAGGCCGCCCGCGCGGCCCAGAGCGAGTGGGCCCGGCTCCCGCACTTCGTCCGGGCCGGGGTGCTGCGCAAGGCCGGAGACCTGTTCTCCGCGCATGCCGAGGAACTGCGCGGCTGGATCGTCCGCGAGTCCGGGTCCATCCCCGGCAAGGCCGACTTCGAACTGCACGTGGCCGCCCAGGAGTGCTACGAGGCCGCCGCCCTCGCCTCCCGCCCCGCGGGCCAGGTCCTGCCCAGCGAGGCGCCCAGGCTGTCCTACACCCGCCGCGTCCCGGTCGGCGTCGTGGGCGTCATCGCGCCCTTCAACGCCCCGCTGATCCTCTCGATCCGTTCCGTCGCCCCGGCCCTCGCGCTGGGCAACGCGGTGATCCTGAAGCCGGACCCGCGCACCGCGGTCTGCGGCGGCCTCGCGCTCGCCGCGGTCTTCGCCGAGGCCGGGCTGCCCGAGGGCCTGCTGCACGTCCTGCCCGGCGGCCCGGACGTCGGCCAGGCCCTGGTCGCCGACCCGCGCGTGCCGGTCATCTCCTTCACGGGATCGACCGCCGCGGGCCGCGCGGTGGGAGAGGCCGCCGGCCGCCATCTCAAGCGCGCCCACCTGGAACTCGGCGGCAACTCCGCCCTGATCGTCCTGGAGGACGCCGACCTCGAAGCCGTGATCTCCACGGCCGCCTGGGGGTCGTTCTTCCACCAGGGCCAGATCTGCATGACCACGGGCCGCCACCTCGTCCACGCCTCGCTGTACGAGGAGTACGTCGAGCGGCTGGCCGCCAAGGCCGACTCGCTCGCCGTCGGCGACCCGAACCTGGAGCAGGTCCACCTCGGCCCGATCATCGACGACAACCAGCTCGCCAAGATTCGCGGCCTGGTCGAGGCCAGCACCGCACAAGGCGCCAAACTGGCCGCCGGCGGCACCCACGACAAGCTCTTCTACCGCCCCACGGTCCTGGCGGGCATCGACGACAGCACACCCGCCTACGCGGAGGAGGTCTTCGGCCCCGTCGCGCCGGTCCGGTCCTTCAGCACGGTCGACGAGGCCGTCGCCCTGGCCGCGGCCGGGCCGTACGGTCTCTCGCTCGGCATCGTCACCGGCGACGCGGCCCGCGGTCTCGACCTCGCGCAGCGCATCCCGACCGGCATCGTGCACATCAACGACCAGACGGTGAACGACGAGGCCGTAGCGCCCTTCGGCGGCATCGCCGCCTCCGGCACCGGCGCCCGCTTCGGCGGCGAGGCCAACCTGGAGGCCTTCACCGACGTGCGCTGGACGACGGTCCGCGCTGACGTGGCGACGTACCCCTTCTAG
- the trxA gene encoding thioredoxin — MSSTVELTKENFDQTVTENEFVLIDFWAAWCGPCRQFAPVYEKAAGDNPDLVFGKVDTEAQPELAAAFGIQSIPTLMIVRDQVAVFAQPGALPESALTDVIGQARKLDMAEVRKSVAEQQAQAEQNGE, encoded by the coding sequence ATGAGCAGCACCGTGGAGCTCACCAAGGAGAACTTCGACCAGACGGTCACGGAGAACGAATTCGTCCTGATCGACTTCTGGGCGGCCTGGTGCGGGCCATGCCGCCAGTTCGCACCGGTCTACGAGAAGGCCGCCGGAGACAACCCCGACCTGGTGTTCGGCAAGGTGGACACCGAGGCGCAGCCGGAGCTGGCCGCGGCCTTCGGCATCCAGTCGATCCCGACGCTGATGATCGTCCGCGACCAGGTGGCCGTGTTCGCCCAGCCGGGCGCGCTGCCCGAGTCCGCCCTGACGGACGTCATCGGGCAGGCGCGCAAGCTGGACATGGCCGAGGTCCGCAAGTCGGTGGCCGAGCAGCAGGCCCAGGCAGAGCAGAACGGCGAGTAG